The genomic DNA GGACAAATTAAATCTCTTAAAAATAACTTTTCTGAGTACTCATCACCACGGATAAGACATTCGGACCAGCACCAAGTGATTGACCAACGTGTAGAGTTTGTCTACTGTACCTAGAGCTATAATAAAACTACGCTCTTAGTTTTAGAGTCGAGATCACTACGTCGCGGCGTGCGGAATTTGGATcttgaaatttttattgttaaattaaatGTATGAGAATTCTAGTTTAATTTAGtacgttttcaattttttctgtTCCTAacaacactacaagaaaacatggattttacGACTACAATTGGCGACTATATATGTAGTCGTCATTTTTGGCGACTAAGTagtgactatttagcgactattttacgactacaaatATTTGGTCATATATTAGTCATTTTTTAACGACTGCATATGTTAGTCGCTAGTTTAGtcgtaatttagcgactattttatgactatattgcACACCAAAATATGTAGTTGCTAAATAGTCaccaatttagcgactaatatgCGACTTATAGTAAACGGTCGCTAAGAAGTCGCATATCAGTCGCTAtttaagaaaatcataattttcaaaatttaatccCAAACCATTAACCAAACCCCAAgacctaaatcataaactctaaatcttagaaattaattcataattcataaattcaaaacttaacCCCAAATCATAAACCTATACACCAAACCCTGTACTTTAAACCctatatcttaaattttaaacttttataatgtatagtatatagaaattaaattataaaccatttaaccaaaatataaccattatgtgtataaaattaaatctaatctaaaactatttagtgtatatatataatttaatacttccaaaaactatttacttataaaatttattaaattagtcattgtaaaatctgaaactaattgttgataaaaaaaaaacataaaactatatcATTTAGTCTGGGCTTTGAGAGGCTTTTGTACCACTTTGGATTTTGATATGAATTGAAAAttggccaacaaaaaaaagaaataaaaatcaacaaacaaagaaaccttCACCAACCTGTGCCTCTATTCCTCACACtacacttagaaaaaaaaaatcatcatcactctcgaaACTCTTTCGGAGAAACTCTCACTCTCATTTCTTCGAATCGCGATGACTCTGTCCGGCCAAACCTCCGACCGTATCTCCAGATCTAGAAGGGAAACTGGTTTCCGTGGGAGAAGGTTAGTTTGTTCTATCTCTATTTCCCCCTTTAAATCTGattttgggattagggtttctggtCTACGTTTGTAATGACCTTAATCTTCGAATTGGTTTGAAGACGACATATAAGAAGCAGAAGCTGAGAGGTGAAGCGGAGGAAGACGGCATAGAAGACGAAAAAGCTAAGCCGTGGATTTATCGACGAAATTAGAAGTTGGGATCTCAAAACCGGGAAAGATCTGCTTCGATTCAAGTCGTGTGCTTCTCCGGCGCACAGCCGAAAACTTGGGTCGACTAAAGAATCAATTTTTCTATCAAGCAACAATGGGTCAAGTTCTCTTTTGCTCTCACACCTATCCTCTCCGACGTTCTTGAAGGCTTAGTAGTTGCTTTCATTTGTtatcccttctttttttttttttttcttgttccgcTGTAGGAGCATAGATTTTCACTTTGATTCTGCTGAAAACGAGTTTGATTTATCTGCTTGATATCGGTAGCCAATGCTGATGTGATCCACTTAGTTGCCTTTTCGCGTTTCTCATCCCCTGTGTGATTGCAGATGAGGGAGGATAAGAAGTAGAAGAATGATGAAGGAGAAGTGAGGGAAGGAGTAGCGCATCAATAGCTTTGTTGCCACGCGGGTATATCTCTTGTCATTTCTTTCAAATGTCTAGCTCCATCTGTTTTGGTCTCCATGGAGGtgggtttcttttctttcaaaaatcctGGAACTGCTTTGTTATTTCATCTTTTCAGAATTCTTGAGTACTTATGtgcaaaatttttttgttttttttttgctttctttggtGGGTTTCTCTCAGATCAAGTGTCAGCTGTTTTGGTTGAGTCTTGTGGCTTAAAGAACTTAAGGCTCAACTCGGCTCTCCTCAGTGTCACCAAAGTCACCGAAGGTACTCAAACTAAGCTCTCTAAAAGCATATCACTTCTTTCACAGAGTCACCtcagttttggtgattttatatgataaaatctggtatgtgtgtgtgttggtgtttgtgtttgtgtctttGAAGCTTATGGTTTGaacatgtgatttttgtttactatattattttgttgtttgtgatcaATAGACTGGATTTGGAGAAGCTTGAAAGCGGTTGGCTGGAAGAAGATAGGTAAAAcccttatgtttattttattactctTGTATTACTCTTCAATTCTTTGAAGTCACATTGTTGCATGCGTAAACCATCTGATTCAGTGTCCTATTGTTCTTAGGTCGAAGATGATGTTTGGCTTACAGAGAAAGCCACAGCCAAGCACACTCTTAGACAGAGCTCATGATGTACAACTTTATTTCAGAGCGTAAGGTAAACTTTCATTGGTTAAGACATTTTCTTATCCTATTGTATCTTTCGCTATTAaggtacaatatatatactttgctaCTTATTGCTGTGAGACTTTTATTAAATCTGTCAAAGAGTCATTTGTTTAGAAGCCTCTGTTGTAATTTTTGTGAggctttttgttgaatttgtcaaGAGTTATTTGGTAATACCGATCTCTAGACACCTGTTTTATATGCACTCTTTAACTTGAGTCACCATTGTCGATCTTCTTACTCACACTCACGTTTTTAAGCTAGAAGACATGTTAGTTATAGTGAATTGCTTGTCCCGATTGTTTCTCATTTCTAGTCTCGATTTTGAAATTGTGTTATATTGATAATGGGAAATGAGTCCCCatgatacattttttgtttgtttgttctgaagGTACTTGAAGAAATGAGTTGCTCTTGGAACATTAATGGGAACTACCTAGGCTTCAATGATGGAATACAAAGCAATTGAGAATGTGCTACAAACCATTTATTATGTAGTTTTTCAtctattcttatttttagttatgatttttaattttattttgtaatacaatttttttgtaatcatggtttataataataaatatagtactcaaaaaataatgttttaaaacattattcataatttaaatatatttaaaacaattaataaaatatatgtaatttgtataaatattgtataaatactgtataaatacaataatgtataaatacttGAATACAACTATAGTCAGTAATTAGTCGttaattagtcactaaatttggtgactacattatgactattttgcgttgtcgtaaaatagtcgtaacgtggtcgctaaatttagtgactatattatgactaaatttacgactacgcaaaatagtcgtaatgtagtcgctatttggcgactaattttacgactatttattttagcgACTCTCGATTTACGACTACTAGTTTTAGTCGCTATTTAGTCGTAACACACCgtttagcgactaaatagtgactaatagtgcagtcgctatttgcctgttttcttgtagtgcaacTTACaattccataatttttttaaacggtTATATTTCGTCCGATGGTTTTAACTGCATTATCTATCAGATATAGAAATTTTGCAAAGAATGCAAACCAAGATTCTTTTATGCCTTTTTAGTGTTTATTGCAGCTCAATTTgattaaaccaaccaaaacgGACACGTAATCGAAATTAATGATAATGCTTTGATTCTAACCCATACATGTCATGTATCTGTCTTTATCTCGGTAGATattcaatatataatttcaattttatagTGTATAAGGATAAACACCAGGAATTAAACTTTTGATTTCAATGTGGGAGACGCCAAAGTATACATACGCTcgtgtgataaaaaaataattctttctCGATATTGGCAACTTTAATTTCTCGAAAATAtgatcttataaaaaaaaaaaaatgttttctatGAGTAGAGTAGCACAAGAAATCCAGAAGCAGAATCCCGGAAACTAACACAAAATCATAGAGTTATATAGTATTCATtacaataaacataaaaattctTCTAATGAAGTTAACATCATAAACATTGATTTTTCACAGTTTCCTTCAACAGTTTTTACTATGACAATATCTGCATGGATCACGTTTTATCATTTGTAGAAATTTTGTCTAGTTAGATCATTGACTTTTTATACATGTGGTTGTTAAAATGTTTCCATCCATCTATAAACAACCAAAAAGGGGGAGACAAATTACTGTCCCATTAATTAATATCCAATTTTTTGAATCTTAAACTAGACAAGAAAACTTAAACGAAACAGAGGAAATGTGTTTTATTCCAAATTTGATGAACAAAGAGAAACACAGTAACTCAGTGAGAGTTCTTTATTAGCAGTCTAATTAAGTTATGACTGAATTTAGTAATCATTTTCTCTCTCAGATAAACATAGTCTTGGTCTTGGAGGAGATCTCTTGCACATTTGCTTTCTTGAACATAACCAAGAATGGCGTATTGTCACTCCTCTTGGTTAAAGCCAAACGTCGGACGCCATTTTCATCCACAAATATCCCGACATCGTAGCATCCCTTAGGACCACTAGGACAAAACGCAAACTGGTAATAATGGTCGTAAACATTCTGGATCTGGAAGAAACTCAGCAACGACTCTTCTTCTGGCTTCGGACCAGCCGTCACGCGAAACTTGGCCTTCGTATCAACCCACCAGTAGGTTGACTGGACGCAGATGGTGGCTGCGACGTCCGTCTCGATGTTCAGGTTCTCGGATTCGGGAACGAACCCAACTCTAGACCTCCAGTTTGAGAATTTTACGGGAATGCCCTCGTCAACCTCGGATGATTCCTGCACGATGTCGAGAGGACATGGCTGATCACCGCGTCCGGCGAGAGTAAGGCCGCCCCCCTGGCCGCGGATGACGGGAAGAACATAGTAACTTCCGTCAAATATGATGTCGCCATCGATGTCGAGAACAGGTTGTGCGTTTGCAATAGTGGCGGCCAAAACTGCTGTTAAGGCAACAAGGAAGTAAAACATTGGCTTCatgattttttgggtttttgtagttttatatttgatctaAATGCAACTGTATGGAAAAAATATCAGTAAGTGTAACCAGTATTTATACACGCAGGTTTTGCACATATAGCTACTATAGGTGTAGcgtttttaattactaaacttCAAAGTTTTAAACACATGCAGATCTGAGAAGATATTACTAtctttactaatatttttgctTACTCCACTTTCCCCCACGCTCTTTCAAATCAAACccatttctttaaaaaatataactacGTTTTCATCCCTacgactaaattataaattaatatatattttaaataatactaGGTTCTGAATCCACGCTACGCGtgtgtttatttgatatattttgataaaaattatatatgattgattacggtaataaaatattatcttataaaaaaaattaaaattaaaaaatttcagatacataattttttaaaatataaaaatcagttgtgttataaaatcaaatctgataaaaaaatcataaatttaacttgacgtccaggcgaggcaaatcaaactgatgacctcacatatcctaaaccattttctttgaccaccagaaaaacgaaacaatctatatatacatttttggagacatttattgaaataaatcctgaagttcataCATATTTACAAGTAATGCCATTGgcattaaattttacatttttttttattttaaacaatatcaaatttggaatctaattgaagaagattttctctttttaatttttttttactttaaatataaagattgtcattttcctttttttaagtAACCACCAATTTGGTTTCTCCATTATAATCTTCAtttggtaatatataatttggaaatttataataaattgtgtGATAACAATTGACAAATTTTCCAagcaattttatgaaaatgatgAATGTTTTATACTTTATCTAAGAATTTACTCCATATTTTAAActatgtatataaattaaagttaaaattagtgataaattaataaaaattaaatcttgataaatcaatatattttcttggtaccaaattttttttttgtggttttgctTAAGAATCAGTAAATTAATAACTCTATAAATGAACTTTATACAGTATACActtaaaaaaatgatgaatatgTTTTATACTTACCAAAAGTGAGAGATGCTCtagataacatattatatacacatatttttaatcagttaattaaagtttataaaagtaAGCAATTagtataattcatataaaaaaaactaatttacttttattttcattgcacatataaactaaatatactAAATTGTTagattatgtatatatgaaactaacaaatatAGAAAGCCATTTATATTGTACTGATACTATTGAAAaactacaatataattaaaataatactatctCTAcagttaaaactaaaaaaaaacacttctccacgatttaaatatttaagaaacGGTATGATATCGTTTgtcctatattataaaaaatacacgGTATACacctaaaacatagaaattggacactacataatatatagatgcaaaatactgtacatttacaaaatacaaaaattagttacatatatatatttaatctatcaaacaaaatacattttttaaaattttaaacaaataaatatctagttttataatcatgaatttaactcgttttcatatttaattgatcgctaccacctatgttttcgtgttttttattcaatgttttcttattcttcatattatttcttgtcattttaattgtcaaattttgtgttaattgtcaccgtaacttttaccgtttggttcttcgttatactctttttcttcttctttctcgtcaacttcttcacattcttccactgaaaaactttttttagactaccacacaactggttaacccatcaaactccaagaacaaaatcatttcttttctcataaaatttgtgaaattcatgattaccaccATAGTCAACaaatgcacccaattattgacaattttatccatatacttatttggttttagatccacgcgtttagaaacttctcaaaccaaaatctttacttggtttataatattttaaaaacataataaaatatactaataattatttatttaatatgaatcatatgatatatagaaatatgagtacactataagaacatattaattataaataaataatatcaattatattatatcatcaaataatatcaaccgtatcatattatcaaataaccgtaaccgtatataacagtaaccgcttgaaccgtaaccgtatttaaacttttaaacttggacgcatgataaatcaagctttcctgctcattcgttgttggaagcatattaatcttatttc from Camelina sativa cultivar DH55 chromosome 7, Cs, whole genome shotgun sequence includes the following:
- the LOC104702025 gene encoding trypsin inhibitor BvTI-like, which translates into the protein MKPMFYFLVALTAVLAATIANAQPVLDIDGDIIFDGSYYVLPVIRGQGGGLTLAGRGDQPCPLDIVQESSEVDEGIPVKFSNWRSRVGFVPESENLNIETDVAATICVQSTYWWVDTKAKFRVTAGPKPEEESLLSFFQIQNVYDHYYQFAFCPSGPKGCYDVGIFVDENGVRRLALTKRSDNTPFLVMFKKANVQEISSKTKTMFI